The following are encoded in a window of Bradyrhizobium sp. WBOS07 genomic DNA:
- a CDS encoding YbaK/EbsC family protein translates to MSLESVRAFFAEKAPDITVMESPISSATVPLAAEAYGVEPGMIAKTLSLRVGDRVILIVAAGTSRMDNKKVKAQFGGKPKMLGLEEVAAITGHEVGGVCPFGLKSPLPVYCDVSLKAFDVVVPAAGSTHSAVRITPERMAELTAAEWVDVCEVRANGGTGQDA, encoded by the coding sequence ATGAGCCTGGAATCCGTTCGCGCCTTCTTCGCCGAGAAAGCCCCCGACATCACCGTGATGGAATCGCCGATCAGCTCAGCCACGGTGCCGCTGGCCGCCGAGGCCTATGGCGTCGAGCCCGGCATGATCGCCAAGACCCTGAGCTTGCGCGTCGGCGACCGCGTGATCCTGATCGTGGCCGCCGGCACCTCGCGGATGGACAACAAGAAGGTCAAGGCGCAGTTCGGCGGCAAGCCGAAGATGCTGGGGCTGGAGGAAGTCGCCGCCATCACCGGCCACGAGGTCGGCGGCGTCTGTCCGTTCGGGCTGAAGTCGCCGCTGCCGGTCTATTGCGATGTGTCGCTGAAAGCATTCGACGTCGTGGTGCCGGCCGCCGGCTCCACCCATAGCGCGGTGCGCATCACGCCGGAGCGGATGGCCGAGCTGACCGCGGCCGAATGGGTCGATGTCTGCGAGGTCAGGGCGAACGGCGGCACCGGACAGGATGCCTGA
- a CDS encoding amidohydrolase family protein, with protein sequence MPKLKLPDIEKVVAIDIHTHAEEPCGCHPDDGYDDFQAQMAEYFKSPNKHPPTVPETAAYYRSKNIAAVIFPVDAERETGFRRYNNYEMLEVASDHLDVLIPFVSIDPHKGKLGAREARKLIEEYGVRGFKFHPTMQGFYANDRMAYPLYEEINNGGAIALFHTGQTGVGSGMPGGMGMRLKYSNPMYMDDVAADFPDLKIILAHPSFPWQEEALSVATHKPNVYIDLSGWSPKYFPPILVRYINSILQDKMLFGSDWPVITPDRWLSDFAKIDIRDEVRPKVLKANARKLLGI encoded by the coding sequence ATGCCGAAGCTGAAGCTGCCTGATATCGAGAAGGTCGTCGCCATCGACATCCACACCCATGCCGAGGAGCCCTGCGGCTGCCATCCCGACGACGGCTATGACGACTTCCAGGCGCAGATGGCGGAGTATTTCAAGTCGCCGAACAAGCATCCGCCGACGGTGCCGGAGACCGCGGCCTATTACCGCTCCAAGAACATCGCCGCGGTGATCTTCCCGGTCGATGCCGAGCGCGAGACCGGCTTCCGCCGCTACAACAATTACGAGATGCTGGAGGTCGCCTCCGATCATCTCGACGTCCTGATCCCGTTCGTCTCGATCGACCCGCACAAGGGCAAGCTCGGGGCGCGCGAGGCGCGCAAGCTGATCGAGGAATACGGCGTGCGCGGCTTCAAATTCCACCCGACCATGCAGGGCTTCTACGCCAACGACCGCATGGCCTATCCGCTCTACGAAGAGATCAACAATGGCGGCGCCATCGCGCTGTTCCACACCGGCCAGACCGGCGTCGGCTCGGGCATGCCCGGCGGCATGGGCATGCGGCTGAAATATTCCAACCCGATGTACATGGACGACGTCGCGGCGGATTTCCCCGACCTCAAGATCATCCTCGCCCACCCCTCCTTCCCATGGCAGGAAGAGGCGCTGTCGGTCGCGACCCACAAGCCGAACGTCTATATCGACCTCTCCGGCTGGTCGCCGAAATACTTCCCGCCGATCCTGGTGCGCTACATCAACTCGATCCTGCAGGACAAGATGCTGTTCGGCTCGGACTGGCCGGTGATCACGCCGGACCGCTGGCTGTCGGACTTCGCCAAGATCGACATCCGCGACGAGGTCCGGCCGAAGGTGCTGAAGGCCAACGCAAGGAAGCTGCTGGGGATCTGA
- a CDS encoding cytochrome P450 has protein sequence MRFAPPAGVTKHTLVDAASYDVDIYSDEVIAEPYGHYQAIRDAGPAVWLPRNGLWAVGRFADVRSVLMNHTKFSSARGVAANELINSSSIGNTITSDPPEHTKMRRIIRAPLTAPALKDVAPRIEAEADALVARLVKRESFDAIEDCARHLPVSIVSDLVGLPEDGRANMLRWAAATFDALGAMNSRGTAALPQIQELHAYCRDPSTIARLKPDGWAAAIWKAAKGGEISMEKCPAMMRDYISPSLDTTIFATGSLIWFFGENPDQWDLVRQDPSLISAAINEAVRLESPIRGFTRVVAEDTVLDGVKLSAGSRVLVLYASANRDERKWEEPEKFNVRRDVRDHLGFGIGAHVCAGMHLARLEITALMTAFARRVSRFELGMPTRAVNNVLRGFTSLPVTVR, from the coding sequence ATGCGCTTCGCCCCACCCGCGGGAGTTACGAAACATACCCTTGTTGATGCTGCGTCATACGACGTCGACATCTACAGCGATGAGGTAATCGCCGAGCCCTACGGCCATTATCAGGCCATTCGCGATGCAGGCCCGGCGGTATGGCTGCCCAGGAATGGACTGTGGGCGGTCGGCCGCTTTGCCGATGTACGCTCGGTGTTGATGAATCACACGAAGTTCTCCTCAGCCCGCGGGGTCGCCGCCAATGAATTGATCAATTCCTCTTCGATCGGCAACACGATCACCAGTGATCCACCCGAACACACCAAAATGCGACGAATCATACGCGCGCCGTTGACGGCGCCAGCGCTAAAGGATGTTGCCCCGCGGATCGAGGCCGAAGCCGATGCGCTGGTCGCGCGTCTGGTGAAGCGGGAAAGCTTCGATGCGATAGAGGATTGTGCTCGCCACTTACCGGTATCGATCGTGTCCGATCTGGTGGGGCTGCCCGAGGATGGACGTGCGAACATGCTGCGCTGGGCGGCTGCGACGTTCGATGCGCTGGGTGCCATGAATTCGCGCGGCACGGCGGCCTTGCCGCAGATACAGGAGCTTCACGCTTATTGTCGCGATCCTTCCACCATCGCCCGTCTTAAACCCGACGGCTGGGCGGCCGCGATCTGGAAGGCTGCAAAAGGCGGAGAAATTTCGATGGAGAAATGCCCGGCGATGATGCGGGATTATATCAGCCCGAGCCTGGACACTACGATCTTCGCCACGGGCAGCCTGATCTGGTTCTTCGGCGAGAATCCCGACCAGTGGGACTTGGTGCGACAGGATCCGTCGCTGATCTCCGCAGCCATCAATGAAGCCGTAAGGCTGGAGTCTCCGATTCGGGGCTTCACTCGGGTCGTGGCGGAAGATACGGTTTTGGACGGAGTGAAACTCTCCGCCGGATCGCGAGTCCTGGTGCTTTACGCGTCAGCAAATCGCGACGAGCGTAAGTGGGAAGAACCAGAGAAATTTAACGTGAGACGGGATGTCCGTGATCATCTCGGTTTCGGGATTGGAGCGCATGTTTGCGCCGGCATGCATCTAGCGCGCCTGGAGATTACTGCGTTGATGACGGCTTTCGCACGCCGCGTATCCCGCTTTGAACTGGGGATGCCAACCAGGGCTGTCAACAACGTGCTGCGGGGGTTCACGAGTCTGCCGGTGACGGTTCGATAA
- a CDS encoding SDR family NAD(P)-dependent oxidoreductase, which produces MSRLQGKTAVVTGGGTGIGFGAAKRFVDEGAFVYIFGRRQEQLDAAVAKLGSQARAVRGSVTDLSDLDRLYETVRKERGTLDVLVANAGTGLFAPLGEITVEHYDHIFDVNVKGLVFTVQKALPLMKQGASIILTGSSTGVMGTPQFSIYSATKAAIRNLARSWAQDLRGTGIRVNVLSPGPTKTELALEIVGEEAFDSLGSSTPIGRVGDPSETGAVAAFLASSDSSYMTGGEVFVDGGLAQV; this is translated from the coding sequence ATGAGCAGACTACAAGGCAAGACGGCAGTGGTGACCGGCGGTGGCACCGGCATCGGATTTGGAGCGGCGAAGCGGTTCGTCGACGAAGGCGCCTTCGTCTACATTTTCGGGCGGCGGCAGGAGCAGCTCGACGCCGCCGTTGCGAAGCTCGGATCCCAGGCGCGCGCGGTCAGGGGCTCGGTGACCGATCTGTCCGATCTGGACCGGCTTTACGAGACGGTCAGGAAGGAACGAGGCACGCTCGACGTTCTCGTCGCCAATGCGGGGACCGGGCTATTCGCGCCGCTCGGAGAGATCACGGTCGAGCATTACGATCACATCTTCGACGTCAACGTGAAAGGGCTGGTGTTCACCGTGCAGAAGGCGCTGCCGCTGATGAAGCAGGGCGCCTCGATCATCCTGACCGGCTCGAGCACGGGCGTGATGGGGACGCCGCAATTCAGCATCTACAGCGCGACCAAGGCCGCGATCCGCAATCTCGCGCGCAGCTGGGCGCAGGATCTGCGCGGCACCGGCATCCGCGTCAACGTGCTGTCGCCGGGGCCGACCAAGACCGAGCTGGCGCTGGAGATCGTTGGCGAGGAAGCGTTCGATTCGCTCGGCAGCAGCACGCCCATCGGGCGTGTCGGCGACCCCTCCGAGACGGGCGCGGTGGCCGCGTTCCTGGCGTCGTCGGACAGCAGCTACATGACCGGCGGCGAGGTCTTCGTGGATGGAGGCCTGGCGCAGGTGTGA
- the ykgO gene encoding type B 50S ribosomal protein L36 — translation MKVRNSLKSLRGRHRANRLVRRKGRVYVINKVQRRFKARQG, via the coding sequence ATGAAGGTCCGTAACTCGCTGAAATCGCTGCGCGGTCGCCATCGCGCCAACCGCCTGGTCCGCCGCAAGGGCCGGGTCTATGTGATCAACAAGGTGCAGCGCCGCTTCAAGGCGCGCCAGGGCTGA
- a CDS encoding haloacid dehalogenase type II, translated as MSIKAVVFDAYGTLYDIQSVAEITEDAFPGYGGIITQVWRIKQLEYTWLRSLMGRYQDFAAVTRDSLAYTLRVLGLAYESEAFERVIERYLHLDLYPDAAAALTALKPRRLAILSNGSPDMLNALVRNSGLDRLLDATISVDAKKIFKPSPAAYELIGEVLGTAPNEVLFVSSNPWDAAGAKSFGLNVACIERVTPEAVALACVETELVAPLTMFKAIRTQMDELGFAPDHRVRSLSELPGIA; from the coding sequence ATGAGCATCAAAGCCGTCGTGTTCGACGCCTACGGGACGCTGTACGACATCCAGTCGGTCGCTGAGATCACCGAGGATGCGTTTCCGGGCTATGGCGGGATCATCACGCAGGTCTGGCGCATCAAGCAGCTCGAATACACCTGGCTGCGATCGCTGATGGGACGCTACCAGGATTTTGCCGCGGTCACCCGCGACTCCCTCGCCTATACGCTGCGGGTGCTGGGACTGGCCTATGAGAGCGAAGCGTTCGAGCGGGTGATCGAGAGATATCTGCATCTCGATCTCTATCCGGATGCAGCCGCCGCGCTCACGGCCTTGAAGCCGCGACGACTGGCCATCCTCTCCAACGGCAGCCCGGACATGCTGAATGCGCTGGTGCGCAATTCCGGGCTCGACCGCCTGCTCGATGCCACCATCAGCGTCGACGCCAAGAAGATCTTCAAGCCGAGCCCGGCGGCCTACGAGCTGATCGGGGAAGTGCTCGGGACCGCGCCGAACGAGGTTCTGTTCGTGTCGTCCAATCCATGGGACGCGGCGGGGGCAAAGTCGTTCGGGCTCAACGTCGCCTGCATCGAGCGGGTGACGCCGGAAGCCGTGGCGCTGGCTTGCGTCGAGACCGAACTCGTGGCACCGCTGACGATGTTCAAGGCGATCCGCACCCAGATGGACGAGCTTGGCTTTGCACCGGACCACCGCGTCCGTTCGCTCTCTGAGTTGCCGGGAATCGCTTAG
- a CDS encoding tripartite tricarboxylate transporter substrate binding protein, with protein sequence MLTRAGAISTALMFAIAMSVPGKAKAQEFPSRPLSILVIYPAGGPADLMARALAEVLRERLGQPVIVENKPGAGGQIAGTALVRAPADGHTLLIGDTASLGINKAVYANFSYDPLTDLEPVAPLMLMPMLLYVPKSSPFNSTADLVAAAKSKALNYASQGNGSLGHLLGEMLKADAGIQLVHVPYRGSAPAMQDLIGSQVDLLFDGLGPGLPNVSADSIKALFVAGPQRLPQLPNVPTADEVRLPNVVMSLWLGVVVRAGTPEPVVQRLSEEVRYAMRQPQVTKRFLDLGFQILNMTRAEFRHFIKNEAGKSTALVKARGIAAE encoded by the coding sequence ATGCTTACGCGCGCAGGAGCGATTTCAACGGCACTGATGTTCGCAATTGCCATGTCGGTACCGGGCAAGGCGAAGGCGCAGGAATTTCCGTCTCGACCGCTATCCATCCTGGTGATTTATCCTGCCGGTGGCCCCGCCGATCTGATGGCTCGTGCGCTGGCGGAAGTATTGCGAGAGCGCCTCGGCCAGCCAGTGATCGTCGAAAACAAGCCGGGTGCAGGCGGTCAGATCGCGGGTACGGCCCTGGTCCGCGCGCCGGCGGACGGACACACGCTTCTCATCGGTGACACCGCTTCGCTCGGAATCAACAAGGCCGTCTACGCGAATTTCAGCTACGACCCGCTGACGGATCTGGAGCCGGTTGCTCCACTGATGTTGATGCCGATGCTGCTCTATGTGCCAAAATCCAGCCCGTTCAATTCAACCGCCGATCTGGTTGCCGCAGCAAAATCCAAGGCGCTGAATTATGCTTCGCAAGGCAACGGCAGCCTAGGCCACCTGCTCGGAGAAATGCTCAAGGCGGACGCGGGCATCCAGCTGGTTCATGTCCCCTACAGAGGTTCAGCGCCGGCGATGCAAGACCTGATCGGGTCGCAGGTGGACCTGCTGTTCGACGGTTTGGGACCCGGGCTGCCTAACGTCAGTGCGGACAGTATCAAGGCGCTCTTCGTTGCGGGGCCTCAGCGCTTGCCGCAATTACCGAACGTACCCACTGCCGACGAGGTCAGGTTGCCCAATGTCGTGATGTCTTTGTGGCTCGGGGTTGTGGTACGGGCGGGTACACCCGAGCCAGTTGTCCAGCGGCTCAGTGAAGAGGTCCGCTATGCGATGCGCCAGCCGCAGGTCACCAAGCGATTTCTCGATCTCGGCTTTCAGATCCTCAACATGACGCGGGCGGAATTCCGGCATTTCATCAAGAACGAAGCCGGGAAGTCAACCGCGTTGGTGAAGGCCCGCGGCATCGCCGCCGAGTAA
- a CDS encoding helix-turn-helix domain-containing protein yields MSDPTFPPTQTPSTVQRCTPNLPGFTCGLDATLRVIAGKWKPLILYFVAQDGPTRYGELRRAIRDVSDKVLIQQLKELEADGLVKRTDYKEVPPRVDYSLTPLGHSLAQALVPLCSWGTEHMAEVSRVFAERATWTRRERSPSA; encoded by the coding sequence ATGTCAGACCCGACCTTTCCGCCGACCCAGACGCCTTCAACCGTTCAACGTTGCACGCCGAATCTGCCCGGATTCACCTGCGGGCTGGATGCCACCCTACGGGTCATCGCGGGCAAGTGGAAGCCGCTGATCCTTTACTTCGTCGCCCAGGATGGCCCGACCCGCTATGGCGAGCTCCGCCGCGCCATACGCGACGTCAGCGACAAGGTGCTGATCCAGCAATTGAAGGAGCTGGAGGCCGATGGGCTCGTGAAGCGCACCGACTACAAGGAGGTGCCGCCGCGGGTGGACTACAGCCTCACTCCGTTAGGTCACAGCCTCGCCCAGGCCCTCGTGCCGCTCTGCTCATGGGGCACGGAGCACATGGCGGAAGTCAGCCGGGTGTTCGCCGAGCGGGCGACCTGGACGCGGCGAGAACGTTCGCCGAGTGCCTAG
- a CDS encoding LysR family transcriptional regulator has protein sequence MTVEVRLLEFFLRVAELGSINKAAASVHLSQPALSRHIALLEHQMGNKLFIRTPGGVDLTEAGKMLSDRARPLLRQLTLLKEQVGEKASGQLAIGTPPAWQQVVTSPFVEKLAERHPGITLRVYEGVSNILREYMSAHLLDIAIVPYDSSPTASYRKTPLVREPMVLVGRREDALHPEKPVALSKLDGLRLVLPGRPNVARIQVEHALERKGMQFRLAVETDTLSLCLDLARRGVGYSVVPASSVFEHGLGHAISWGPIKGQFVTWALCENLDRTHSQAVREGRALLIKAVSDALELKVWARAEPKAKA, from the coding sequence ATGACCGTTGAAGTACGCCTATTGGAATTCTTCCTGCGCGTGGCTGAACTCGGCAGCATCAACAAGGCAGCTGCGAGTGTGCATCTGTCGCAGCCGGCGCTGTCGCGGCACATTGCGCTCCTCGAACACCAGATGGGCAACAAGCTGTTCATCCGCACTCCCGGCGGCGTCGACCTCACGGAGGCTGGCAAGATGCTCTCTGATCGCGCCCGCCCTCTGTTGCGCCAGCTTACTCTCCTTAAAGAGCAGGTCGGCGAAAAAGCCTCGGGCCAACTTGCCATCGGCACGCCGCCCGCATGGCAACAGGTGGTGACGTCCCCCTTCGTGGAGAAGCTTGCGGAGCGGCACCCCGGTATCACGCTCCGTGTCTACGAGGGTGTCAGCAATATCTTGCGCGAGTACATGTCCGCGCACCTGCTCGACATTGCCATTGTGCCGTACGACTCCTCGCCTACCGCCAGCTACCGCAAGACGCCGCTGGTGCGCGAACCGATGGTGCTGGTCGGTCGAAGAGAGGATGCGCTACACCCCGAAAAACCGGTCGCACTATCTAAGCTTGACGGCTTGCGGCTAGTGCTTCCGGGACGTCCGAATGTGGCGCGGATCCAGGTCGAGCACGCCCTGGAACGCAAAGGTATGCAGTTTCGATTGGCCGTCGAGACCGACACGCTGAGCCTTTGCCTCGACCTTGCACGCCGCGGAGTCGGATATTCCGTCGTGCCAGCCTCTTCGGTCTTCGAGCATGGCTTGGGGCATGCGATCAGTTGGGGACCGATCAAGGGGCAATTCGTAACCTGGGCACTCTGCGAGAATTTGGACCGAACTCACTCGCAAGCGGTGCGCGAGGGCCGCGCGCTCCTGATCAAGGCAGTGTCCGACGCGCTAGAGCTCAAGGTCTGGGCGCGCGCCGAACCAAAAGCTAAAGCCTAG
- a CDS encoding alpha/beta fold hydrolase, whose product MIVMSVVTALVVLALVTQAGIVAVQRAFPPQGEMVDVDGATLHVVDIGPRDAGLPIVMLHGASSNLEAMRRPLGDIVARDHRVILVDRPGHGWSTRARRQDSTPQIQARMIDEALAKLGIERAVFVVHSWSGALGARLALDHPGRVAGLVMLAPVTHPWRGGVGRYNEIIATPVIGPLLAYTITLPLGYFLAEPGARSVFLPQMMPDGFVRDSATPLLLRPREFIANAYDLVTLKQAVAAQVARYGEIQAPVTVIAGEPDKTVKTNIHARPFAATVPNAKLIVLPDLGHMVQNAVPDRVKAEIEAMLGRIVPAQAAAD is encoded by the coding sequence ATGATCGTGATGTCAGTCGTGACGGCGCTGGTTGTGCTGGCGCTGGTCACGCAGGCCGGGATCGTCGCCGTGCAGCGCGCCTTTCCGCCGCAGGGCGAGATGGTGGACGTCGACGGCGCGACGCTTCACGTCGTCGATATCGGCCCGCGCGATGCCGGCTTGCCGATCGTGATGCTGCACGGCGCGAGCTCCAATCTCGAAGCGATGCGGCGCCCGCTCGGCGACATCGTTGCCAGGGACCATCGCGTCATCCTGGTCGATCGCCCCGGCCATGGCTGGAGCACGCGTGCGCGGCGGCAGGATTCCACGCCGCAGATCCAGGCGCGGATGATCGACGAGGCGCTTGCAAAGCTAGGGATCGAGCGTGCGGTCTTCGTGGTGCATTCCTGGAGCGGCGCGCTCGGCGCGCGGCTTGCGCTCGATCATCCCGGCCGCGTTGCGGGCCTCGTCATGCTCGCGCCCGTCACCCATCCCTGGCGCGGCGGCGTCGGCCGTTACAACGAGATCATCGCGACGCCGGTGATCGGTCCGCTGCTCGCCTACACCATCACCCTGCCGCTCGGTTACTTTCTCGCCGAACCCGGCGCGCGCAGCGTATTCCTGCCGCAAATGATGCCCGATGGATTCGTGCGGGATTCCGCGACGCCGCTCTTGCTGCGCCCGCGCGAATTCATCGCCAACGCCTATGATCTGGTGACGCTGAAGCAGGCGGTTGCGGCGCAAGTGGCACGCTATGGCGAGATCCAGGCGCCGGTGACGGTCATCGCCGGCGAGCCCGACAAGACGGTGAAAACCAACATCCACGCCCGCCCGTTCGCGGCCACGGTGCCGAATGCGAAGCTGATCGTGCTGCCCGATCTCGGCCACATGGTGCAGAATGCCGTGCCCGACCGCGTGAAGGCGGAGATCGAGGCAATGCTCGGGAGGATCGTCCCGGCACAAGCGGCCGCCGATTAG
- a CDS encoding tetratricopeptide repeat protein, with protein sequence MAVRFPHPRTLCLALVLASLGLAPALAQQIEPPSPPGKQKKLPEAPAKLPKVDRTKNLDFLFGALKAAPDEVSAKHVEARIWAIWLQTPSDTAALLMARAKTAVDAKKIEVAIKLLDSVIKLRPDYIEAWNRRATLYYMQNDYGRSLADIQQVLIREPRHFGALAGLGMIMQEVGDEKRALDAYRKALAVNPHLEKIPDQVKSLTEKVEGRDI encoded by the coding sequence ATGGCAGTGAGATTCCCGCATCCGCGCACTTTGTGTCTGGCCCTTGTGCTGGCAAGCCTCGGGCTGGCTCCGGCGCTGGCGCAGCAGATTGAGCCGCCGAGCCCGCCCGGCAAGCAGAAGAAGCTGCCGGAGGCACCGGCCAAGCTGCCCAAGGTCGATCGCACCAAGAATCTTGATTTCCTGTTCGGCGCGCTGAAGGCGGCGCCCGACGAGGTCAGCGCCAAGCATGTCGAAGCGCGGATCTGGGCGATCTGGCTCCAGACCCCCAGCGACACCGCGGCGCTGTTGATGGCGCGCGCCAAGACCGCGGTCGACGCCAAGAAGATCGAGGTCGCGATCAAGCTGCTGGACTCGGTCATCAAGCTCAGGCCCGACTACATCGAGGCCTGGAACCGACGCGCCACGCTCTATTACATGCAGAACGATTATGGTCGCTCGCTTGCGGACATCCAGCAGGTGCTGATCCGGGAGCCGCGCCATTTCGGCGCGCTCGCAGGCCTCGGCATGATCATGCAGGAGGTCGGCGACGAGAAGCGCGCGCTCGACGCCTACCGCAAGGCGCTCGCCGTCAATCCGCACCTCGAGAAGATTCCCGACCAGGTCAAGTCGCTGACCGAGAAGGTCGAGGGACGCGATATCTGA
- a CDS encoding FAD-dependent oxidoreductase has product MTLDAEVCVVGGGAAGIMAALTAASLGRKTVLLDAMPTIGGQLVGTLLGTICGLYSNGPRPYRVTFGAVDDMLNELHGAGAIHARRALDTIVLQYDEMLCGRWSERALSRANVDLVLGAVLRSARVEGRRIVELDVSTRWGDLAVRADGFIDASGDAAIAWHAGLPVREPHEPQWGTQMILLEGFAEDAIADFDGFHVAEVLKHKKREYGLSREDGFIFAFPGRGVATVNMTHMPNPTEPIAATRATLEGRDQADKVLEFLRREFPRSMGQARIRAYGLPGIRQTRWFVGAHQLTIDEVRAGHRPADAVARCSWPVEAHDSAETVHWETFEDRNHMHYVPLRSLVHRDSDNLIAAGRCIDGDVAALASVRVMGPCFAMGQAAAHALDISGGKSLHDVDSSRLANRLRDNLDGAKIDRWCNGV; this is encoded by the coding sequence ATGACCCTGGACGCGGAAGTCTGCGTCGTCGGAGGCGGTGCCGCAGGAATCATGGCGGCACTGACGGCAGCCAGCCTAGGCCGCAAGACCGTCCTGCTCGACGCTATGCCGACGATCGGCGGCCAGCTTGTCGGGACGTTGCTCGGCACGATATGCGGCCTCTATTCCAACGGCCCGCGGCCATATCGCGTTACGTTCGGCGCGGTCGACGATATGCTGAACGAACTGCATGGCGCCGGTGCAATCCACGCCCGCCGTGCGCTGGACACGATCGTTCTACAGTACGACGAGATGCTTTGCGGTCGCTGGAGCGAACGGGCACTCTCGCGTGCAAATGTGGACCTGGTGCTGGGTGCCGTCCTGCGCTCGGCCCGTGTTGAAGGTCGTCGCATTGTCGAGCTTGATGTGTCGACGCGATGGGGCGACTTGGCCGTCCGCGCGGATGGATTTATCGACGCCTCGGGCGATGCGGCCATTGCATGGCATGCCGGGTTACCTGTGCGCGAACCCCATGAACCCCAATGGGGCACGCAGATGATCTTGCTGGAGGGCTTCGCGGAAGATGCGATCGCCGATTTCGACGGATTCCATGTCGCAGAGGTTCTGAAGCACAAGAAGCGCGAATACGGTCTGAGCCGCGAGGATGGATTCATCTTCGCATTTCCCGGCCGCGGCGTGGCGACCGTCAACATGACGCACATGCCCAATCCGACAGAGCCAATCGCGGCCACGCGCGCTACGCTGGAAGGCAGGGACCAAGCCGACAAGGTGCTGGAATTCTTGCGGCGGGAGTTTCCGAGGTCGATGGGCCAGGCCCGTATCCGGGCCTACGGTTTGCCTGGAATCAGGCAAACCCGCTGGTTCGTCGGCGCGCACCAACTCACCATCGATGAAGTCCGGGCCGGCCATCGCCCCGCCGATGCCGTCGCGCGCTGCTCATGGCCGGTCGAGGCGCATGACAGCGCCGAGACAGTGCATTGGGAAACTTTCGAGGATCGCAACCACATGCACTATGTACCATTGCGTAGCCTCGTGCATCGGGATAGCGACAACTTGATCGCTGCAGGCCGATGTATAGATGGCGACGTCGCAGCTCTGGCCTCGGTCCGTGTCATGGGACCCTGCTTTGCGATGGGGCAGGCAGCTGCCCACGCTCTGGATATTTCCGGCGGCAAGTCCCTACACGACGTCGATTCGAGCCGGCTCGCAAATCGCCTGCGCGACAATCTCGACGGTGCGAAGATCGATCGGTGGTGCAATGGTGTCTGA